The Desulfosoma sp. DNA window TCCAGGACGAGCCCTTCGTCGTCCAGGGTCACAATGAGGCCATGAACGATCAGAAGATCACAGGGAGTCTTTTTCATTATTTTTGAAGTCCTCTAGGTTCTTGGAAATACCGGGTAAACAACGTTCTAAAAGATGCATGAGTTTGGGGCCGGCGGCAGAAGCCGTCTCAATCACTTTTTCCAAAGGCACGGGTTCGTAGCAGTCCGGGCGGTTGACATTAGAGATCACCGAAATGCCGATGACTTTTAAACCTGCATGGACGGCTGCGATCACTTCCATCACTGTGGACATGCCCACGGCGTCGGCACCGGCAGCTCTAAGCAACCGAGTTTCTGCCGCCGTTTCCATGCTGGGACCTAACACTCCTACGTAAACCCCTTCTCTCAGGCGCAAGCCCGCCTTCAAGGCTTCCTCTCGAACAATCTCCTGCAGTTTTCGGCAATAAGGTTCAGTCATGTCGGGAAACCGAGGTCCTAAGGCGTCCAAGTTGGGGCCTACAAGAGGGTTTTGTCCTGTGAAGTTAATGTGGTCTGTGATGAGCATCAAATCACCGGGTTGAAAAAGTGGGTTTAAGCCTCCGGCGGCGTTGGACAGGATCAATACCTTGATTCCCAGACGGGCTAAGAGTCTAATGGGAAAAGCGATCTCCATGGGCGTATAGCCCTCATAGAGGTGAAATCGCCCTTGAAGAGCCACAACAGGCACTCCCGCCCACGTGCCCCACAGGTAGCGTCCCCGGTGGCTAGGTACTGTAGAGACGGGATGATGAGGCACGGCTTCGTAAGGGAGTTCTCCTTGCACGATCATGGCTTCTGCGACGCCGCCTAGTCCTGTGCCCAAAACAAGCGCGCAACGGGGACGATTCCCCATTGCGGAAGCAAACACCTTGGTTGCTTGTTGAAGCTGAACCATGCTTAAAGAAGAGTCAAACATTGGCTTTTTCCTTGCTGTGGAGCCTGATGACAGCATCTCGTAAACATCAAAAGAACAAACCATCAATTGACAGAAAGCCACCTTTTTGTAAAGATCCGCCGACTTGAATGTCATGAACGCGCAAAAGATTTCAAGTGAACCCATTAGGGCAAGGTGGTGCGGGTGCCGGAGATTATTTTAATTTTAGGGATGGTTGCCGGTGCTTACATGGCCTGGAACATCGGCGCCAATGACGTGGCCAACGGTATGGCTTCAGCCGTTGGGGCGAAAGCCATCACATTGCGCCAGGCGGTCATTATCGGGGGCCTTCTTGATTTTATCGGGGCGACTTTCATCGGTTCCCATGTGACAACCACCATACGGGAAAACATTTTGTTGGCAGAGAAAATCACCCAAGATCCTCACGTTATGATGCTGGGCTTGTTGGCGGTACTCCTTTGCGCGGCGTTTTGGGTTTTTTTTGCTACTTGGAGCCATTTGCCTGTGTCCACGACCCATTCCATTATTGGAGCCCTTGTTGGCTTTGGGATTGTTTCGGGAGGGCTTCGAGCGATTCAATGGGTCAAAATTAGTGCCATTGTGGCAAGCTGGATCATTTCTCCCATCTTTGCAGGATTCCTTGCTTTTTTGACCTTTCACTTCATTCGCAAAAGTATTCTGGAAAAACGCAACGCCTTCGTGCGGGCTCTGCGCTGGAGCCCCCTTTTTGCCGGGGCCACCATTTTCATTGTGGTGCTTTCGTTTTTAATGAAAACCCCGCTGGGGAAAAGCCTTCGTGTTTCGGGGTGGGGAGCTTTGGGCATTGCGTTCGGCCTCGCACTTGCTCTTAGTCTGATAGCCCAAGAGTGGTTGGGGAAGACCATTCGAAAGATTGATGAAGAGGGTGTGGAAGAAATCTTTCGCCGCTTTCAAGTGTTCACCTCCTGTTATGTGGCTTTGGCCCATGGGGCCAACGATGTGGCCAACGCCGTCGGACCTATGGCTGGCATTTATGCAATCTACGTCTCCCAGACGGTGGCTACGACAACACCCGTGCCCGACTGGCTTTTGGCTTGCGGAGGTTTTTTTATTGCCCTTGGTGTCTTCACTTGGGGATATCGTGTTATTGAAACCTTGGGCACCCGAATCACCACGCTGACCAACACGCGAGGGTTTGCGGTGGACTTTGGAACGGCCACTTCCGTTCTTGTGGCTTCCAAATTGGGCCTTCCCGTTTCGACGACCCATGCCGCCGTGGGAGCCGTAATCGGTGTGGGGCTTGGCGGCGGATTGGCGGCTGTTGATTTTAAGATAGTTTTTAGAATTATCATCTATTGGATCATCACCCTACCTTTGGCGGCCATCCCGACCATGGTGATTTTCAAGGTGCTGATGTGGATCTTTCGTTAGATAAGGAGACAGGCCATGCGTTCGGCGTTCTTCAGTATCTTTCGCAAGTCTCCCTTTGAAGGCTTATTGCGCCATGCGGAAATCGTTCGGGAAGTGGCGCCTCTTTTCCGAATGGCTTTTATTTCTTACCTGGATGAAAGCCGAGCGGATTTTGAAAAATACCATAACAAAGTCACTCTTTTGGAAAGTGAAGGGGATGCCGTTAAACGCAACATTCGAGGTCATCTGCCTCGAGGTATTCTTCTTCCCATGGATAAGTTTCAGTTGCTTTGGTATTTGCGGGAACAGGACAAGATCCTGGATGCGGCTCAGGACTCTTTGCACTGGCTTTCCTACCGCCAGACCCATATTCCCGATGAATTTGTGGATGATCTCTTGTTGCTGGTGGACAAAATCACCAGCGTACTGAAATCCGTACATCCCATGGTGGCTGCGGCGGAAAGCTATTTTCAAAGTTTTTCAGAAAATCATCGTGCCATGGTCAAGAGCACCATCAAGCAAATACGAGAATATGAGTTCGAATCGGATCAGGTGGAACGAAAGCTTCTCTCGGATTTTCTTAATTATCCCTTTGACAATCCCACCTCGGCTTTTCATCTCGTGCGTCTCGTGGAGTACATGGGAGACATTTCCAACCACGCACAAAACGCCGGGGACATGATGCGAGCCATGATCGCCCGTTAGGTCTCATTGGAATATGACTGCTTCCATGTCGCACCGAAAGCCCTCGGGAAGCCATGAATTTCCCGAGGGTTTTTTATCTGCATCGAGCCCGCCGTCACTCCTACCCCCTCGATGGTCCTACCCGGACGATTTACCCATTACGGAGAAGAAAGACCTCATTGTCGAAGCTCTTCGCCGTCATCGGGTGGTGGTGGTGACCGGGGATACCGGCTCAGGTAAGAGCACCCAGTTGCCGAAAATGTGTCTGGAAGCCGGTTTGGGTGAAAGAAGGCTTATCGGCATAACGCAGCCCAGGCGCCTTGCCGCGGTGACTCTGGCCCGTCGCGTTGCGGAAGAACTGCAAGAACCCCTCGGTGGTCTGGTGGGCTATAAGATTCGTTTTCAGGAGCGGCTTTCGAAGCGAACCCGCGTCAAGTTCATGACCGATGGGATTCTGCTGGCGGAAGCCCAAACCGATCGTTTTTTCAAAAGTTATGATGTGGTGATTGTGGATGAAGCCCATGAACGAAGCCTGAACATCGATTTTCTTCTCGGCCTGCTCCGCAAGGCTATGTCACGGCGTCCCGACCTGAAAATTGTCATCACCTCGGCGACCATCGATCCGGAAAGTTTTTCAAAGGCCTTTGACAATGCGCCTATGATCAAAGTGACAGGGCGAACGTATCCTGTGGAGATACGGTATCGACCTCCGCAGCCCGACACTCAAGAAGAGAGCACGGCTGTGGATTTGGCCGTGGAAGCCGTCGCCGATCTCAAAAAGGAAGGGCTTCGTGGGGACATCCTCGTCTTCATGCCCACGGAAAACGACATTCGAGAAACCTGCACTCGGTTGCAGGAAGCCTATGGATCATCGACGGCGGTCTTGCCCCTTTATGGAAGGCTTGCAGAAGCGGACCAGGAAAAAGTCTTTCAGCTTCTTTCTCAGGAAAAGATCGTTGTCGCCACCAACGTTGCGGAAACTTCGGTCACCATCCCAGGGATTTGTTGTGTGGTGGACACCGGACTTGCTCGCTTGGCCGTTTACAACCCTCGAAGCCGCACTCAAGGTCTGCCGGTGGTGCCGATATCGCAGGCCAGCGCGGATCAAAGGGCCGGTCGTTGCGGCCGTACGGGGCCCGGCGTGTGTGTGCGACTCTATGCCCAAGAAGATTATGCGAGCCGTCCTAAGTATACAGCGCCGGAAATCCTAAGATCCAACCTGGCTGATGTCATTTTGAAAATGTTGGCTTGGCGTTTCGGCGATGTCAGATCCTTTCCATTTCTAAACCCGCCATCTGCCGCCGCCGTCAAAGATGGGTATGCGGTGCTCATGGAGTTGGGCGCTGTGGACCACCATCATCGCCTGACGGACCTGGGACGTATGATGGCGCGGTTCCCTTTGGACCCTCGCATCGCCCGCATGCTCATTCAAGCGGAAAGAGAAGGGGTCTTGGAAGAGGTGACCGTTTTGTGTGCCGCCCTCAGTATTCAAGACCCGAGAGAAAGGCCTTTTGAAGTCCAAGAACAAGCGGATCAGATCCATGCGCGGTTTCGAGACCGACGTTCCGATTTCCTTACACTCCTGAACATCTGGAGAACCTACCAACAAAAACGCCGTGAAGGTGCGTCTCAATCCCAGTTGCGAGCCTTTTGTCGGGAGCATTTCCTGTCGTATCGTCGTATGCGCGAATGGGCTCAGGTGGTGGAAGAGATCCAAGCCATCCTGGACGAAGTGGGGCTTGCTGGAGCGGTTCGCGAGGAGGAAACAGGAGCTTCCTATGAAGCCATTCATCGAAGTGTGGCTTCCGGCTACTTGAGCCATGTGGCGCTTAAGAAAGAAAAGAACATTTATCTGGGTTCCAAAGGCCGCCGGATCATGCTTTTTCCCGGCTCCAGCCTCTTTAACAGAGGCGGCGACTGGATCGTGGCAGCGGAAATCGTTCAAACAAGCCGTCTTTTTGCACGTATGGCCGCCGACATCGAGCCTGCTTGGTTGGAGGATTTGGGACGCCATCTGACCAAATCCCATGTCTCGGCTCCACACTGGGAAAAAAAGCGTGGTCATGTGGTAGCCTTTGAAAGGGTGACCCTTTACGGTCTTCCCATTGTGGAAAAGAGACCCGTGGATTTTGCACGACATGATCCCGAAGAAGCACGCCGAATTTTTATTCGATCGGCCCTTGTGGAAGGAGACTTGCCCAAGCTGTACGGTTTTTACGAATACAATCAAAAGCTTCGTGAAAGCTTGGAAAATGTGGAAGACAAGCTTCGACGTCGAGGCGTGCTCATCGATGATGAGGACATTTTTGCCTTTTATGATCGGCGCATTCCTTTGCTTTCCGACATCGGTTCTTTTGACAAGTGGTTAAAGGACCAAGGCGGTGACGCTCGTCTCCGTATGAAGAAAGAGGATTTCTTCAAGGAAGGCCTGGGCTCCTGGGGACTTGAACAGTATCCCGACACTCTCGATTTGGGAGAATGCCGTCTGCCGCTACGTTACAGTTTTTGCCCGGGAGAAGAAACGGACGGCGTGACGGTGACCGTGCCTATTCACGTGCTCACACGTCTAAAGGCGGAAGATTTTGAATGGCTTGTTCCCGGTCTTCTTGAAGAAAAAATTCTCGTGCTGTTGAAAAGCTTACCGAAAACCCTTCGACGACAGCTGGCTCCATTGTCCGAAACAGCCCGAAAAATTGTTCGGCATCTTCCTTTCGGACAGGGAGATTTTTACACGGCCATGGAACAGACTGTTTTCGAACTTTACGGTTTGC harbors:
- a CDS encoding purine-nucleoside phosphorylase; its protein translation is MFDSSLSMVQLQQATKVFASAMGNRPRCALVLGTGLGGVAEAMIVQGELPYEAVPHHPVSTVPSHRGRYLWGTWAGVPVVALQGRFHLYEGYTPMEIAFPIRLLARLGIKVLILSNAAGGLNPLFQPGDLMLITDHINFTGQNPLVGPNLDALGPRFPDMTEPYCRKLQEIVREEALKAGLRLREGVYVGVLGPSMETAAETRLLRAAGADAVGMSTVMEVIAAVHAGLKVIGISVISNVNRPDCYEPVPLEKVIETASAAGPKLMHLLERCLPGISKNLEDFKNNEKDSL
- a CDS encoding inorganic phosphate transporter encodes the protein MPEIILILGMVAGAYMAWNIGANDVANGMASAVGAKAITLRQAVIIGGLLDFIGATFIGSHVTTTIRENILLAEKITQDPHVMMLGLLAVLLCAAFWVFFATWSHLPVSTTHSIIGALVGFGIVSGGLRAIQWVKISAIVASWIISPIFAGFLAFLTFHFIRKSILEKRNAFVRALRWSPLFAGATIFIVVLSFLMKTPLGKSLRVSGWGALGIAFGLALALSLIAQEWLGKTIRKIDEEGVEEIFRRFQVFTSCYVALAHGANDVANAVGPMAGIYAIYVSQTVATTTPVPDWLLACGGFFIALGVFTWGYRVIETLGTRITTLTNTRGFAVDFGTATSVLVASKLGLPVSTTHAAVGAVIGVGLGGGLAAVDFKIVFRIIIYWIITLPLAAIPTMVIFKVLMWIFR
- a CDS encoding TIGR00153 family protein, with the protein product MRSAFFSIFRKSPFEGLLRHAEIVREVAPLFRMAFISYLDESRADFEKYHNKVTLLESEGDAVKRNIRGHLPRGILLPMDKFQLLWYLREQDKILDAAQDSLHWLSYRQTHIPDEFVDDLLLLVDKITSVLKSVHPMVAAAESYFQSFSENHRAMVKSTIKQIREYEFESDQVERKLLSDFLNYPFDNPTSAFHLVRLVEYMGDISNHAQNAGDMMRAMIAR
- the hrpA gene encoding ATP-dependent RNA helicase HrpA, yielding MSHRKPSGSHEFPEGFLSASSPPSLLPPRWSYPDDLPITEKKDLIVEALRRHRVVVVTGDTGSGKSTQLPKMCLEAGLGERRLIGITQPRRLAAVTLARRVAEELQEPLGGLVGYKIRFQERLSKRTRVKFMTDGILLAEAQTDRFFKSYDVVIVDEAHERSLNIDFLLGLLRKAMSRRPDLKIVITSATIDPESFSKAFDNAPMIKVTGRTYPVEIRYRPPQPDTQEESTAVDLAVEAVADLKKEGLRGDILVFMPTENDIRETCTRLQEAYGSSTAVLPLYGRLAEADQEKVFQLLSQEKIVVATNVAETSVTIPGICCVVDTGLARLAVYNPRSRTQGLPVVPISQASADQRAGRCGRTGPGVCVRLYAQEDYASRPKYTAPEILRSNLADVILKMLAWRFGDVRSFPFLNPPSAAAVKDGYAVLMELGAVDHHHRLTDLGRMMARFPLDPRIARMLIQAEREGVLEEVTVLCAALSIQDPRERPFEVQEQADQIHARFRDRRSDFLTLLNIWRTYQQKRREGASQSQLRAFCREHFLSYRRMREWAQVVEEIQAILDEVGLAGAVREEETGASYEAIHRSVASGYLSHVALKKEKNIYLGSKGRRIMLFPGSSLFNRGGDWIVAAEIVQTSRLFARMAADIEPAWLEDLGRHLTKSHVSAPHWEKKRGHVVAFERVTLYGLPIVEKRPVDFARHDPEEARRIFIRSALVEGDLPKLYGFYEYNQKLRESLENVEDKLRRRGVLIDDEDIFAFYDRRIPLLSDIGSFDKWLKDQGGDARLRMKKEDFFKEGLGSWGLEQYPDTLDLGECRLPLRYSFCPGEETDGVTVTVPIHVLTRLKAEDFEWLVPGLLEEKILVLLKSLPKTLRRQLAPLSETARKIVRHLPFGQGDFYTAMEQTVFELYGLHVPRSLWPREALSNHLRMRFEVVDEKGRVLQSGRDLAQLQKHTCQVYHDVVWDEARRQWERTGLTSWDFGTLPEKIELGRDAYGVMRYAYPGLQAEGTSVSIRLFGDLQSAQEATRDGLLVLYQHAFAPFLKGLRKEWILTLPGKRSESDQAPLPLRALHFLGQLGEAQKQAHVYMLRELFDLHDPQPLDEEKYRQTLRELPPQLDSRARRLWSEVIAVLKARAEVDATLEKFRSKSATTAMALERLQAVEQEMNALVPQDFLSRYRSAVMRELPRYLRGLVFRAERAYVAPEKDLQKWAEVAPFVDRYRRARENLAQDAPAQIREFLDEMRWMIEEYKLSVFAPEVKRRYAVSAGRLEKKWAEYEKWMGLRP